A part of Drosophila bipectinata strain 14024-0381.07 chromosome 3L, DbipHiC1v2, whole genome shotgun sequence genomic DNA contains:
- the LOC108132788 gene encoding nucleolar protein 11-like, whose product MSKFLSYYNLFPIPDPKEFLGLASDKEKGNVVTTLARNVVVVLNISTQKQILSWSLPEKLSSKVIFDPSSQKYVGVFGNHALRLWDVDTSDVSKSKKLKFQKSIAHLVETNQEALLLYSDGECQPLSQALAARKDQVEETAEQLALAASKIISKPSVYTMPEGHQVLTYFQETKATGELQLIRLSLSTGNRREFLIKREEVRLTGYAVIEGDTAPQLLTIWSDKRIFMLNLAERGFERSPGQFVSMLAELNVESKMSVHGVSRNFAAIYGANYGQEGASLLVYNTQFKVVNAKQYFKVYLDFSRLWAGDEHILLAMGQNIAAVKYRMNQEVLVDMLGSQLSDTHLTTLELDHINEEEHLESVIKFDGSTNPINYGLAKKKLNKLVATSNLEKADGRELAYEPPELVDQELSDLIKHHVHGEVTSCENGLENVSVTLMSNFFDAGPMNTAVQALVRQLERSGAGEEEIIEKILTLFIKTDNAEHVLMSLRRYSNISERMLAWSLRYALDKNVQAPRINGHAKGEPMETNQSNNELLNAVLACSFDATAIEDHLRHRLELPHVIHLMNHLYNLASDPKAQLEERPNRDSSLVQTEVQALQWFGSLLTSHLTLLIISKDEGLLHTLTKWAELLSFYQESLFDIANVLPLLTNIVEQREIKPIYSTTWYGVEEVVLY is encoded by the exons atgTCCAAGTTTCTTTCATATTACAACCTATTTCCTATACCGGACCCCAAGGAGTTTTTGGGGCTGGCGTCGGACAAGGAAAAGGGGAACGTGGTGACTACACTGGCGCGCAACGTGGTAGTGGTTCTTAAC ATAAGCACACAGAAGCAAATCCTCAGCTGGTCTCTTCCTGAGAAGCTTTCGAGCAAGGTGATCTTCGATCCCAGCAGCCAGAAATATGTGGGAGTCTTCGGGAACCATGCCCTGCGCCTGTGGGATGTGGACACCAGCGATGTGTCTAAATCTAAAAAGCTAAAA TTCCAAAAAAGCATAGCCCACTTGGTGGAAACCAATCAGGAGGCTCTGCTCCTTTATAGCGATGGGGAATGCCAGCCGCTTTCACAGGCCCTCGCGGCTCGAAAGGATCAGGTCGAGGAGACCGCCGAACAACTGGCTCTGGCCGCTAGTAAGATTATAAGCAAGCCCTCGGTTTACACAATGCCCGAGGGACATCAGGTGCTCACCTATTTCCAAGAAACCAAAGCCACTGGGGAACTACAGCTCATCCGGTTGTCCTTGTCAACTGGAAACCGAAGGGAATTCCTTATTAAACGGGAGGAGGTTCGGCTAACTGGCTATGCTGTCATTGAGGGCGACACTGCGCCTCAGTTGCTTACCATTT GGTCTGACAAGCGCATCTTTATGCTAAACCTGGCGGAGCGTGGTTTTGAGCGTTCGCCGGGACAATTTGTTTCCATGCTGGCTGAACTAAATGTGGAGAGCAAGATGTCCGTACACGGAGTATCGCGCAACTTCGCAGCTATCTACGGAGCCAACTACGGACAGGAGGGTGCCTCCCTGCTGGTTTACAACACACAGTTCAAGGTTGTCAACGCAAAGCAGTACTTTAAGGTCTACTTGGACTTCTCTCGGCTTTGGGCCGGGGATGAGCACATTCTTTTGGCCATGGGTCAGAACATAGCTGCCGTGAAATACCGAATGAACCAGGAAGTCCTCGTGGACATGCTGGGTTCCCAGCTCAGCGACACCCATCTCACAACCCTCGAACTAGATCACATCAACGAGGAGGAACACCTCGAGTCAGTCATCAAGTTTGATGGCAGCACAAACCCCATAAATTATggtttggccaaaaagaagTTGAATAAGTTGGTGGCGACGTCAAATTTGGAAAAGGCTGATGGCAGGGAGTTGGCCTATGAGCCACCAGAGTTGGTGGACCAGGAACTGAGTGACCTTATCAAGCACCATGTCCACGGAGAGGTGACGAGTTGCGAGAACGGCTTGGAGAACGTGAGCGTGACCCTGATGAGCAATTTCTTCGATGCCGGACCGATGAACACGGCTGTCCAGGCGTTGGTGCGGCAGTTGGAACGAAGTGGAGCCGGCGAGGAGGAGATCATCGAAAAGATACTTACCCTATTCATCAAAACCGACAACGCAGAGCATGTGCTTATGTCTCTACGGCGATACAGCAACATCTCCGAGAGAATGCTGGCCTGGTCACTGCGGTATGCCCTCGACAAAAATGTCCAAGCACCCCGCATTAATGGCCATGCCAAGGGGGAACCTATGGAAACCAATCAATCCAACAATGAGCTTCTAAATGCCGTGCTCGCCTGCAGCTTTGACGCCACTGCCATTGAGGATCATCTGCGGCATCGTTTGGAACTTCCACATGTCATTCATCTGATGAATCATCTGTATAACCTGGCCAGCGATCCCAAAGCTCAACTAGAGGAGCGTCCTAACCGGGATTCCTCTTTGGTGCAAACCGAAGTTCAAGCCCTACAATGGTTTGGCAGCCTCCTGACCTCCCACTTGACCCTGCTGATCATCTCCAAAGACGAAGGTCTACTGCACACCCTTACCAAATGGGCCGAACTTCTGTCGTTCTACCAAGAAAGCTTATTCGATATCGCAAATGTATTGCCCCTGCTTACGAATATTGTTGAGCAGCGAGAGATAAAGCCAATTTACTCCACCACGTGGTATGGAGTCGAGGAGGTGGTTCTTTATTAA